In Melanotaenia boesemani isolate fMelBoe1 chromosome 5, fMelBoe1.pri, whole genome shotgun sequence, the DNA window TCTGTAATAAATGGATATTGTTTTTGAATCAAATCGTAACCTGTGTATCTAGATGCATATCGAATCGTTTATCACAGAGAGATGTGCaaccctaacacacacacacacacacacacacacacacacctgtaccATGAATTTCTGTCTATTGGTTGAGGTTTAAAGGGGCGGGGTCAGTTAGCATAtattcaaaacatttaagttaaacatttagatttacatcttatttagcttatttagatttaagttttagatataatatttaatatttaaatataagaaTTAGCGTTTAGATATAACATAATATTTAGacttagatttaaacatttagatttaaaatataGATTATGATTTAAAATTCAACATTCACATATATTAAGATGTAAATATAAGATATAACATTTGGATATACTGTAACATAAAGcatttagattaaatatttagttttaatgttCTATTTGACCCGTGTATATGTTATTaacagttatgttaaatgtaggaaaaatgtgttaaatgtgagaaaagtaagacaaataattttaaaatttgtcagctacaacttttatactcaAGTTTTACACTCGGCACCTCATACGctcttttatttgtaatttccCATTTATGGTGaagtaaacactttaaaaataaaaaaatgaggcttcattgcacatctttattattattttgtgttttcattcatctgtttgttgttctgtttgtactttttcctcatgtttctccTCTGTGTCGGTTTGTACACGGTCTCTAACTCAGGACCATTTATGGGCTTTTAGCTGCAACTTCACCTGCATTTTACCTGATCTTTATCTACACGAGGAAACAGTAAACTGGGAGCATGGCTGCTTATTTACTGGTCAAACAGGTGATGGATGAAGATGATCTGGTGATTTTTAGTATCAGTTCTGGCCTCCAGCAGCTCCTGTAAAATCCCCTCCTCCTACAGCAGGTTAGTTCATGTCCAGATGGAGGGAAGACGTCTCTGTTTAGGACATATTGGACGTCCCTGTACAGCAGACATGTTGAAGAGTTCCTCTCTgatctgtgttgtttcctctcctgcaggacagacaaacatcacagctgaacCTGGACATGACGTCTCTCTGCCATGTAGAgctggacatgatggagacatcaCATCTGTGGACTGGATCAGACCTGATCTGGATCCAGAATATGTTCTTTTGTATAGAGATGGACGTTTTTATCTCTCccaccagcatccatctttccagAACCGGGTGGATCTTCaggacagacagatgaaggaTGGAGACGTGTCTCTGATTCTGAAGAATCTGATGACTAATGATACAGGAACATACGAATGTAGAGTCTTACAGAAAGGAACAAACACCGTGTTTACAGAgtccatcatccatctggaAGTTTCTCCATCAGGtgagtgtgtctctgtgtgtgtgtggatcagaggtgaagcagcttcctggttgttgatgtgagagtgaaacatctcagatcagatgtttgtgttttctaaagatgttgttgatGAGACTCTGTAGAAAGCAGCTGGTCTGAGTGCAGTGATCAGAGTGCAGGAGATGATGTGTGACAGCAGTTTGAAGAGGAAATGATTCATCACCTCCCTGATACTGATACTCacacctgcttctcacctgcagGTACAACACAGGATGGAAGGAAccaggatggaggagacaaggATGGAGGACATTATAGACTGATTGTGGGTCTGTCAGCTGGAGTGATCATTGTGATGGTTCTTGGTTTCTGGATCTATAAAAGAGTCCAGAAGAAGAACTCGGCTCCATCAAGCAGCAGCTTCATCAgcagagatgaaggagaaaatgaaagtgaGGCCAACATTTTATGTGTGGAAGCACCAACAGATCAGGAGAAACACCAAAACTCTTCACTGGTTTCAGCTGCGATTTCCAGCCGAGACTGAAGAGAAAATGATTGATTTAGTAAAAAGTGCAGCTTctgaaaacagaagtaaaaagtcTCAAATGTAACCTGCTGCATTTCAGACCCGAGTAGCTTCTGTTTCAGTGTTTAACAAATTTACTTGAACTCttcaacttcagtgtttttatatatttatatatttatatatttatatatttatatcacaTGACATGAAcatattcagttttttcttgttctgttgGATGTGTTCACCGTTGTGCTGCTACTGTTTGTTCTGAgtgaatttaataaaaactatttatataaaagtaaaaagtgtcAAGCTTCTTGTCTGGTTACAATCATGTTTcctgttcagtgtttttctccACAAGATCTAATGTCGTTAGTGATGAAGAGTCATTTTCATTATCTAAACTAACTAGTTTAGAGTCAGGAAGACTTCCTAAATGTCATTGATGAACTTAttcatgtgttttcattgtttaaattgtagaaaaacaaaaaacctgcagaaatattatgaaaataaaaccaagtGTTTGACTTCATGTGACACGATGGAGAGCGAGCGAGGTGAACAGAGGGAAACGACCTCAAGTCGGGATGGAAAGAACTTTTAAACCAATACAATTAtaagatcaataaataaatttacactAAAAGAATGTGAGCTCGAGCATTAAAAAGgacataaataaaatcagggaggctaaaagtgtaaaaataataataataataataataataataaattttatttcaaggcgcctttcaagacccaaggtcacctcacaaaacaattaaaacagttaaaaacataaaacaattaaaacagttataaacataaaacaaacatcatgcaacaaacagttaaaaacattaagatgaaaaggccagtttgaacagatgagttttaagttgtgatttaAAAGATGGGAGTGAGTCAATGTTACGGAGTTCAGGTGGGAGTGTGTTCCAgcgctggggagcagagcgactgaaggctctgctccccatggtagtgAGACGGGCACGGGGCACAGAAAGGTGAATGGTGGAAGATGATCTGAGAGTGCGGGAGGGAGTAGCTATATGGAGTAGGTCAGACAGatatggaggggccagattatggagacatttgaaggtGAAAAGCAGGATCTTGTAGTTAACTCTGAATTTTatagggagccagtgaagttgtttaagaaccggtgtgatgtgttgaaaagaagGTGTGCAAGTGATAATccgggcagcagagttctgaagaagctgtaatttatgaagtgatttatcggggagaccaaaaagaagtgaattgcaaTAATCGATTCTTGAGGTGACCAGACTGTGGACGAGGATAGctgcagcatgtggagtgagaGATGAACGCAAGCGGTTGATATTTCGGaggtggaagtaggcagaccgGGTGATACtattaatgtgtgaatgaaatgaaagggtGCTATCGAAAATGACGCcgagactctttacctgaggggaagGGAGAATAGTGGAGCTGTCAAtgttaacagaaaaactgtGAGATTTGGTTAGAATAGTGGGTGTGCCGACAAGGAgaacttctgttttgctgctatTGAGTTTAAGAAAATTGGAAGAGAACCATGTCTTGACTTCAAGAAGACAATCAGAGAGGGACGAAGGCGGAACAGAAGAGTTTGGTTTTGATGAGATGTAGAGCTGTGTATCGTCAGCATAAGAGTGAAAATTGATATTGTATTTACGGAAAATATGACCAAGCGGGAggatataaatgataaacagaagaggccccaggacagaaccttggggcacaccGGCTGTTACAGGGAGTGATTGTGATGAATGATCCTTAATGTGAATGAACTGTGTGCGGTCGGACAGGTATGAAGTGAACCAGGTAAGAGGAGTATGAGAGACGCCAATGGATGCCAGTCTATTAAGGAGGGTGCTGTGAGAAATAGTATCAAATGCTGCAGTAAGATCGAGGAGAATAAGGATGGTGATGAGGCCAGAATCAGCTGCCAACAGAAggtcatttgttattttcagaaGAGCTGATTCTGTGCTGTGGAGTGGACGAAAGCCGGACTGGAAGTGTTCAAACAGATTATTGATAGAGAGGTGTTGGTGAAGCTGGGAGGCAACAACCTTTTCAAGGATTTTGGAGATGAAGGGAAGGTTGGAAATTGGACGGAGGTTATTAGGGTCAGATGGATCAGCGCCAGGTTTTTTTAAGATCGGTGTGACGGCAGCTGATTGAAGGCCAGTGGAACATGTCCGGTCATGAGGGAGGAGTGAATTATGGCAGTGATgtgtggagagagtgaggagaGACAGGACTTTACCAAGACTGTTGGGATCGGGTCAAGTGGGCTGGTGGAGGGTTTGGCTTTCTGAATCAGTTCAGATATGTTAGTTTGAGAAGGAAGGGTGAAGcttgagaatgaatgaatgatggagaaagatggagaaagaaagTCCGCAgtggaagctgcagctccttcagaAGTGAGTTGTTGGTGGATATTGTCAATTTTTGAGGTGAAGTAGGACAGAAGGAAGTTACAGAAGTCAGTTGAGTTGAGATGTGAGGGAAAAGAGTCCGGGGGTCTAGTAATTTTATTgaacagagaaaagagggaTTTGGAATTTCCTTCATTAGTGCAGATAATAGCAGAGTAGTATGCGGATTTAGTTGATCTAATGCAGTCTTTGTAAAGAAGAATGTGATTATTATACATCTCTTTATGGATACtgagtccagttttcttggcAAGGCGTTCAAGCCGGCGCCCTTTAGCTTTGAGTTTGCGGAGGGAAGGAGTGAACCATGGAGCAGAACGGGaaaaggaaacatgtctgtgtttgatTGGAGCAAATGTGTTAAGTAGATTATTGAGGTTCTTGTTATAGTTACAGACTAATATATCTGGAGACGAGATACTGCTTACAGTGGGGAGGTTATTTATGGCAGATGAAAAAGTATCCGGATTAATGTCCTTGATTTTCCTGAAAGAAATGTAACGGAGAGGGTGGATTTTGGAAAGAGACACACTTATGTTGAAAGAAATAAGTTTGTGGTCAGAGAGGGGGAAATGATGAGCTTCACAGTCATTAGGTGTTAAACCGGAGCAGCAAACCAAGTCCAGAATATGATTTTTACAGTGAGTGGGGAAGTTTATGTATTGATGTAGTCCAAAACTGTTCAGGCAGGACCCAAAGTCTCTGGAGAGGAGATTATTGCTGTTGTCCATATGAATGTTCAGATCGCCAAGAATGATCAGGTTTGGAGAGAGAGAGGACAGGTACGCCAGGATAGAtgcaaaatcatttaaaaagtccttattgGGTTTAGGAGGTCGGTACACAGTACATAAAATAGTTGGAGTCGGACCACATAGTTGAGACACTGTgtattcaaatgaattaatcacagGAGCTTCAAGTGGCTTTACTTTCCACCGCTGGCGGTGAATCATCGCGAGACCGCCTCCTCTACCTGAGCTGCGAGATTTCGATATGTAAACAAACCCAGGCGGAGTGGCTGCATTGAGGTGAACAAAGTCATTCGGCTGTtgccatgtttcagttaaaaagagaaaatccaacTTACAGTCTGAGATGAGATCCTGGATGAGATCTCCCTTGTTTGTAAGTGAGCGGATGTTTAACAATCCAAGGTTAAGAGTGGTGGTGGAGTTAGCCGACCAGGCCTGGCGGGCAGACCCGGAGTGGTCAGCGCTACGACACCTCTTCAGGTTGCCGGGATTAACCCCTCGCTGGCGGGGTCTCGGTGAGCAGGAGCGGTGGACCAGATCCGTGAAGCCGGTGACAGGGACGAGGCAGACCTCAGGTGGATCCAGAAAACGCCAGGAGACCGAGAAGGGATGGACTGACGATCCAGATTCTCCACGGGAACATGGCGAGAAGCGAACCAGGGATGCCTTCAGCTTCACCATGCTACCGCCACGTTTGCCGCTCTTGCGATGGCGCCTCCGACGCAGGAAGAAGGCCGACGCCCTGAACAGGTGAGCCGGAATGCCCGATAACAGCGGAGGAAGAGTTTTATGATGATTATAGGAACTCGGTATGACTCTCAAATCATACCGAAGATCAATAAGAAACTGACGGTTGTACATCAGCAGAGACTCCGCAGGAAGGGAGCCAAAGCTCAAAACCCATAAGATCCAGACAGAGAGCAACAGACGAGCAGCCACACACACCGGCGCCATCTTGAAGTTGTATGTGAGGCACATAGGTCCAAAAGAAGGAGCCATTGCTCCCACCGTGGACTTgtggaaaagaaggaaaagttcTGCCAGTACTCAACCACGACAGGCTTCTCCTGACAGGCGTTGCTAAGGACCTGATCAATACGAACCAGCTCGGCCTCTGTGTGGTTTCACGTAGCAACGCCGTCCTCCTTTTCCTGTCACAGCTTCCCTCTTTGTTTCCAGACGCTGCCTTCTGGGCCCTGCTCACTCTGGATGCTGATTGGTCCATCACTTCGTCACAGGTGCGAGTCATTTTCCTCAATCAGGCTGTCGGCTCAAAGTGAgcgaaaataaaaccaaaactggataaaaaaaacatgcaataaatacaaat includes these proteins:
- the LOC121640503 gene encoding uncharacterized protein LOC121640503 isoform X1 produces the protein MEGRRLCLGHIGRPCTADMLKSSSLICVVSSPAGQTNITAEPGHDVSLPCRAGHDGDITSVDWIRPDLDPEYVLLYRDGRFYLSHQHPSFQNRVDLQDRQMKDGDVSLILKNLMTNDTGTYECRVLQKGTNTVFTESIIHLEVSPSGTTQDGRNQDGGDKDGGHYRLIVGLSAGVIIVMVLGFWIYKRVQKKNSAPSSSSFISRDEGENESEANILCVEAPTDQEKHQNSSLVSAAISSRD
- the LOC121640503 gene encoding uncharacterized protein LOC121640503 isoform X2, which gives rise to MAAGYLAGIILCIYGCASVTGQTNITAEPGHDVSLPCRAGHDGDITSVDWIRPDLDPEYVLLYRDGRFYLSHQHPSFQNRVDLQDRQMKDGDVSLILKNLMTNDTGTYECRVLQKGTNTVFTESIIHLEVSPSGTTQDGRNQDGGDKDGGHYRLIVGLSAGVIIVMVLGFWIYKRVQKKNSAPSSSSFISRDEGENESEANILCVEAPTDQEKHQNSSLVSAAISSRD